The following are from one region of the Maribacter aquivivus genome:
- a CDS encoding winged helix-turn-helix transcriptional regulator, with protein MAKQNNDAQALDYCMNMIDSKWKPIILYHINKGTNRFNKLFAEIEGINRQMLSKQLKSLERSGILDRTLYGEIPPRVEYTLTPLGKSLLPVVKAMTGWGQKQLEKKVEIPEVKEAPKNQQLPLF; from the coding sequence ATGGCGAAGCAAAATAATGATGCACAGGCACTTGATTATTGTATGAATATGATAGATAGTAAATGGAAGCCTATAATTCTGTATCATATAAATAAAGGCACCAATCGTTTTAATAAGCTTTTTGCAGAAATTGAGGGTATAAATCGCCAAATGTTAAGTAAGCAATTGAAGTCTTTAGAGCGGTCAGGTATTCTTGATCGTACTTTATATGGTGAAATTCCCCCACGAGTAGAATATACGTTAACACCTTTAGGCAAATCATTACTTCCGGTTGTGAAGGCGATGACCGGCTGGGGGCAAAAGCAATTGGAAAAGAAAGTTGAAATACCAGAAGTTAAAGAAGCTCCAAAAAATCAACAGTTGCCACTTTTTTAA